TCGCGGACTACTTCGTGGCCTACGCGGAGAAGATCGGCGCCCCCATCCGCTGCGGCGTCGAGGTAAGAGAGGTCCGCAGGAACGCCGGCCGGCCCGGCTTCCGTGTGGAGACCTCGGAGGGCGTGATCGAAGCCAACCACGTGGTCGCCGCGACCGGGCCTTTCCAGCGGCCGCTCGTCCCGCCCGTCGTTCCCGACGACGCGGGGATCATGCAAATTCATTCCAACGCCTACCGCAATCCCGGCCAGCTGCCCGAAGGCGCGGTGCTGGTGGTCGGCGCGGGGTCTTCCGGCGTGCAGATCGCGGACGAGCTCCTGGGCGCGGGAAAGCGGGTCATCCTCTCGGTCGGCCCCCACGACCGTCCCCCCAGAAGCTACCGCGGGCGTGACTTCGTCTGGTGGCTGGGGGTCCTCGGCAAGTGGGACGCCGCGGCCCTCGAGCGGGGCACGGCCCACGTCACAATCTCGGTCAGCGGCGCCCACGGCGGCCACACCGTCGACTTCCGGCGCCTCGCCCAACGGGGCATGACGCTCGCCGGCATGACGCAGAAGTTCGCCGACGGCGTGATGCACTTCGCGCCGGACCTCGCGGACAATCTCGCTCGCGGGGACGCCAACTACCTGTCGATGCTGGACGAGGCCGACGCCTACATCGCCCGCAACGGTCTCGACCTTCCCGAGGAGCCCGAGGCCCGCAAGATCGATCCCGACCCGGACTGCGTCAGCGACCCGGTCCTCGATCTGGACTTGGCAGCGGCCGGCGTCACCTCGATCATCTGGGCGACGGGCTACGCCCTCGATTTCAGCTGGCTCAAGGTCGACGTCTTCGACGAAGCCGGCAAGCCGAAGCATCACCGCGGTGTCTCGCCCGAGCCGGGGATCTATTTCCTCGGCCTGCCGTGGCTGTCGCGGCGGGGCTCCTCCTTCATCTGGGGCGTCTGGCACGACGCCAAGTACCTGGCCGACCATATCGCCACGCAGCGCGCCTACCTCGCCTACCGTGGTGCCGAGCAACGGGTGGCGGAACCCGCCTAGCCGGCTGAGAAAGCCTGCGGCCCTTGACGACGGTCATTCTTCGACATGGGGCGCAGCCCGGCGCTTCGCGCGGATGAGGGTAAGTGCTTCAAGCACCTCGCCCTCACCCTGAGCTTGTCGAAGGGTGATGGTGCCAACTAAGCACGAACCCGGTGAACCTGCTCCAAAACTACAATCCAGAGCGGATTCACGCGCTAGACTGGGACCCAGGCCCGATCCCAGCTCAACGCGAAACGCTCCAGCCGATGCCCATCCGCTTCACCTTCCGCCAACTGGAGTACTTCGTCGCGGTGGGCGCCTACGGCAGCATCGCGGCCGCCTCGGAGCGGATCAACGTCTCGCCGCCTTCCATCTCCACGGCGATTTCGCAGCTGGAGGCGGAATTCGGGGTCGAGCTCTTCGTCCGCCAGCACGCCCAGGGCCTGACGCTGACGCCGGGCGGCCGGCGCTTCTTTACGGCCGCCAAGTCCCTGCTGGAGGGCGCCGGCGCGCTGCACGACATCGCCAGCGACATCTCGGAGCAGGTGCGCGGCCCAATCACGGTCGGCGGCCTAGTGACCGTCGCCCCCTTCGTGCTGCCGGAGCTGCGCCGCGGCTTCCAGCAAAGCAACCCGGAGGCCGACTTCCGCCAGGAGGAAGCCCATCCGGCCGAGCTCATCCTCATGCTCAGGCGCGCCGACATCGACGTCGCCATAACCTACGACCTGGAGATGCCGCAGGACGTCGATTTCGAGCCCCTGCTGGAGCTGCCGCCCCACGCCCTCTTCTCTCCG
This is a stretch of genomic DNA from Kiloniellales bacterium. It encodes these proteins:
- a CDS encoding NAD(P)/FAD-dependent oxidoreductase, coding for MAVERIETLVVGGGQAGLAMSEHLSGQGVPHLVLERHRIAERWRSERWDSLVANGPAWHDRFPGMEFPEIGPDAFATKEMVADYFVAYAEKIGAPIRCGVEVREVRRNAGRPGFRVETSEGVIEANHVVAATGPFQRPLVPPVVPDDAGIMQIHSNAYRNPGQLPEGAVLVVGAGSSGVQIADELLGAGKRVILSVGPHDRPPRSYRGRDFVWWLGVLGKWDAAALERGTAHVTISVSGAHGGHTVDFRRLAQRGMTLAGMTQKFADGVMHFAPDLADNLARGDANYLSMLDEADAYIARNGLDLPEEPEARKIDPDPDCVSDPVLDLDLAAAGVTSIIWATGYALDFSWLKVDVFDEAGKPKHHRGVSPEPGIYFLGLPWLSRRGSSFIWGVWHDAKYLADHIATQRAYLAYRGAEQRVAEPA
- a CDS encoding LysR substrate-binding domain-containing protein, whose product is MPIRFTFRQLEYFVAVGAYGSIAAASERINVSPPSISTAISQLEAEFGVELFVRQHAQGLTLTPGGRRFFTAAKSLLEGAGALHDIASDISEQVRGPITVGGLVTVAPFVLPELRRGFQQSNPEADFRQEEAHPAELILMLRRADIDVAITYDLEMPQDVDFEPLLELPPHALFSPDHPLAGRKSVTLKALAKLPMILLDLPLSREYFLSLFQAQGLRPLIAERTPHLPMVRSLVANGFGYGLLNVPSMNSRAPDGKPISYVRVSGDLRPMRLGLMTMRADRKSRILTAFEEHCRARITPGKTPGMTPF